From one Amycolatopsis sp. FDAARGOS 1241 genomic stretch:
- a CDS encoding metallopeptidase family protein, protein MATARDYRQRQRLRRDRHGRGLRGPLYPASLPAASSRAEKFDALVLDALEPIEARWRHELTKLDVAVDEVPEVRPDGRTPAEGVLHDGAVPLSRLVPAGVDRAGLPTRARIVLYRRPLEARAKDPSELAELVHDVLVEQVAGYLGVEPDVIDGE, encoded by the coding sequence GTGGCGACGGCTCGTGACTACCGACAACGGCAGCGACTGCGGAGGGACCGGCACGGCCGCGGCCTGCGCGGACCGCTCTACCCGGCGTCCCTGCCCGCCGCCTCGAGCCGCGCCGAGAAGTTCGACGCGCTGGTGCTCGACGCGCTCGAGCCCATCGAGGCCCGCTGGCGCCACGAGCTGACCAAGCTGGACGTCGCGGTCGACGAGGTGCCCGAAGTCCGCCCCGACGGCCGCACGCCGGCCGAGGGCGTGCTCCACGACGGGGCCGTCCCCCTGTCGCGGCTGGTCCCCGCCGGGGTCGACCGGGCCGGTCTGCCCACGCGCGCGCGGATCGTGCTGTACCGGCGGCCGCTCGAGGCGCGGGCGAAGGACCCGTCGGAGCTGGCCGAGCTCGTGCACGACGTGCTGGTGGAGCAGGTCGCGGGTTACCT
- a CDS encoding DUF3499 domain-containing protein: MRSVRKCSRTGCPEPAVATLTYAYSDSTAVVGPLATASEPHSYDLCEAHALRLTVPKGWEVVRHEGTFATPEQSADELTALAEAVREAGRSDRPAPPPEPEGPSGRRGHLRVLPGRA, encoded by the coding sequence GTGCGGAGCGTACGGAAATGTTCGCGGACCGGGTGTCCTGAGCCCGCTGTCGCCACGCTCACGTATGCGTACAGCGATTCGACCGCCGTCGTCGGTCCGCTCGCCACCGCGTCCGAGCCCCACTCGTACGACCTGTGCGAGGCCCACGCGCTTCGGCTGACCGTGCCGAAGGGCTGGGAGGTCGTGCGCCACGAGGGCACGTTCGCGACCCCCGAGCAGTCGGCCGACGAGCTGACCGCGCTGGCCGAGGCCGTCCGCGAGGCGGGGCGCTCCGACCGGCCGGCACCGCCGCCGGAGCCGGAGGGCCCGTCGGGCAGGCGCGGCCACCTCCGCGTGCTCCCCGGGCGCGCCTGA
- a CDS encoding phosphomannomutase/phosphoglucomutase: MPDLSGIVKAYDIRGVVGEQLDAALVRDFGAAFALLIKTESPSVVIGHDMRDSSPGLAAAFAEGVTSQGLDVVSIGLCSTDELYFASGSLNMPGAMFTASHNPAKYNGIKMCRSGASPVGQDTGLSEIRDTVEQGVPAFEGKAGTVTERDVLGDYAAYLRRLVDLTHSRPLKVVVDAGNGMGGHTVPTVFAGLPIEIVPMYFELDGTFPNHEANPLDPKNIVDLQAKVREVGADAGLAFDGDADRCFVVDERGEPVSPSAITALVAVRELAKEPGGTVIHNLITSKGVPEIVAEHGGKPVRTRVGHSFIKAEMARTGAIFGGEHSAHYYFRDFWRADTGMLAALHVLAALGEQDGPLSALTQDFSRYAASGEINSTVSDQVARMLAVKDAYAGKPGVEIDELDGLTVQLPGGAWFNLRPSNTEPLLRLNVEAADRAAAEALTDDVLAIVRA, from the coding sequence GTGCCAGATCTTTCGGGCATCGTGAAGGCCTACGACATCCGCGGTGTGGTCGGCGAACAGCTCGACGCGGCGCTGGTGCGCGATTTCGGGGCCGCGTTCGCGCTGCTCATCAAGACCGAGTCGCCGTCGGTGGTGATCGGGCACGACATGCGCGACTCGTCGCCGGGACTCGCGGCCGCGTTCGCCGAGGGCGTGACGTCGCAGGGCCTTGACGTGGTGTCCATCGGCCTGTGCAGCACCGACGAGCTGTACTTCGCGTCGGGCTCGCTGAACATGCCGGGCGCGATGTTCACCGCGAGCCACAACCCCGCGAAGTACAACGGCATCAAGATGTGTCGCTCGGGCGCCAGCCCGGTCGGGCAGGACACGGGCCTGTCGGAGATCCGCGACACCGTCGAGCAGGGCGTGCCCGCGTTCGAGGGCAAGGCCGGCACCGTGACCGAGCGCGACGTCCTGGGTGACTACGCCGCCTACCTGCGGCGACTCGTCGACCTCACCCACTCGCGCCCGCTGAAGGTCGTGGTCGACGCCGGCAACGGCATGGGCGGGCACACCGTCCCGACGGTTTTCGCGGGCCTGCCGATCGAGATCGTGCCGATGTACTTCGAGCTCGACGGCACCTTCCCGAACCACGAGGCCAACCCGCTCGACCCGAAGAACATCGTCGACCTGCAGGCCAAGGTCCGCGAGGTCGGCGCCGACGCCGGCCTGGCGTTCGACGGCGACGCCGACCGCTGCTTCGTGGTCGACGAGCGCGGCGAGCCCGTTTCGCCGAGCGCGATCACAGCACTCGTGGCCGTGCGCGAGCTGGCCAAGGAGCCGGGCGGCACGGTCATCCACAACCTGATCACGTCGAAGGGCGTGCCGGAGATCGTCGCCGAGCACGGCGGCAAGCCGGTGCGCACCCGCGTGGGCCACTCGTTCATCAAGGCCGAGATGGCGCGCACCGGCGCGATCTTCGGCGGCGAGCACTCCGCGCACTACTACTTCCGCGACTTCTGGCGCGCCGACACCGGCATGCTGGCCGCGCTGCACGTGCTGGCGGCCCTGGGCGAGCAGGACGGCCCGCTGTCCGCGCTCACGCAGGACTTCTCGCGCTACGCTGCCTCCGGAGAGATCAACTCGACGGTGTCCGACCAGGTCGCGCGGATGCTCGCGGTGAAGGACGCGTACGCGGGCAAGCCGGGTGTCGAGATCGACGAGCTCGACGGCCTGACCGTGCAGCTCCCCGGCGGCGCGTGGTTCAACTTGCGCCCGTCCAACACCGAGCCGCTGCTGCGGCTCAACGTGGAGGCCGCCGACCGCGCCGCGGCCGAGGCGCTGACCGACGATGTTCTGGCAATTGTCCGAGCCTGA
- a CDS encoding Trm112 family protein, with the protein MAITLDAQLLEILACPSPDHAPLRPGTPDDAGADALTCTECGRVYPVRDGIPVLLLEEAVFSGDHTPGEPDDSRADSA; encoded by the coding sequence ATGGCCATCACGCTTGACGCACAGCTGCTCGAGATCCTCGCGTGCCCGTCGCCGGATCACGCGCCGCTGCGCCCCGGTACGCCGGACGACGCGGGCGCCGATGCGCTGACCTGCACCGAATGTGGCCGGGTGTACCCGGTCCGCGACGGGATCCCCGTGCTGCTGCTCGAAGAGGCCGTGTTCAGCGGCGACCACACCCCCGGCGAGCCGGATGACAGCCGTGCCGACAGTGCTTGA
- the manA gene encoding mannose-6-phosphate isomerase, class I produces the protein MELLRNAVRPYAWGSRTAIPELQGRPVPAPHPEAELWMGAHPGDPSYVLAPDGTERSLLELVEADPVGQLGERCAGRWGGRLPFLLKILAAEEPLSMQAHPSAAQAAEGHEREERLGIPRDAPNRNYPDPTAKPELVCALTEFHALAGFRDPQRTVKLLKAVETPGLAKYTGLLEAQPDPSGLRALFTTWITLPQASLDELLPEVLDSCVRHVADHGEFAVECRTILELGEAHPRDAGVLAALLLNRLTLRAGEAIYLPAGNLHLYLSGTAVEILANSDNILRCGLTPKHVDVPELLRVVDFACGEMPVHHGECAGEMAVYHTDAPEFELSRMEWQAGDAAELVVDCTGPQILLCTAGDLLVTAADGGQVELRRGQSVWLPAADPAVAVRPLGGARAQLFRATAGTCED, from the coding sequence GTGGAGCTGTTGCGCAACGCCGTACGGCCCTACGCGTGGGGATCGCGCACCGCGATCCCGGAGCTGCAGGGCCGTCCGGTGCCTGCGCCGCACCCCGAGGCCGAGCTGTGGATGGGCGCGCACCCCGGGGACCCGTCGTACGTGCTCGCGCCTGACGGCACCGAGCGGAGCCTGCTGGAACTGGTGGAGGCCGATCCCGTCGGCCAGCTGGGGGAGCGCTGCGCCGGCCGCTGGGGTGGCCGGTTGCCGTTCCTGCTAAAGATCCTGGCGGCCGAGGAACCGCTGTCGATGCAGGCGCACCCGTCGGCCGCGCAGGCCGCCGAGGGCCATGAGCGCGAAGAGCGCCTCGGCATCCCGCGCGACGCGCCCAACCGCAACTACCCGGACCCGACGGCGAAACCCGAGCTCGTGTGCGCGCTCACCGAGTTCCACGCGCTGGCCGGCTTCCGCGACCCGCAGCGCACGGTGAAGCTGCTGAAGGCCGTCGAAACGCCGGGGCTCGCGAAGTACACCGGCCTGCTGGAAGCGCAGCCGGACCCGTCGGGGCTGCGGGCGCTGTTCACCACGTGGATCACGCTGCCGCAGGCGTCGCTCGACGAGCTGCTGCCCGAGGTCCTCGACTCGTGCGTGCGCCACGTCGCCGACCACGGCGAGTTCGCCGTGGAGTGCCGGACGATCCTGGAGCTGGGCGAGGCGCACCCGCGCGACGCCGGCGTGCTGGCCGCGCTGCTGCTCAACCGGCTGACCCTGCGCGCCGGCGAGGCGATCTACCTCCCGGCCGGCAACCTGCACCTGTACCTTTCGGGCACGGCCGTGGAGATCCTGGCCAACTCCGACAACATCCTGCGCTGCGGCCTCACCCCGAAGCACGTCGACGTACCCGAACTGCTGCGCGTGGTCGACTTCGCGTGTGGCGAGATGCCTGTCCACCACGGCGAGTGCGCCGGCGAGATGGCGGTATACCACACCGACGCGCCGGAGTTCGAGCTCTCCCGGATGGAGTGGCAGGCCGGCGACGCCGCCGAGCTCGTCGTGGATTGCACCGGCCCGCAGATCCTCCTCTGCACGGCCGGCGACCTGCTGGTCACCGCCGCGGACGGCGGACAGGTCGAACTGCGCCGTGGTCAATCGGTGTGGCTGCCCGCCGCCGACCCGGCCGTCGCCGTGCGCCCACTGGGCGGCGCCCGCGCGCAGCTGTTCCGCGCCACGGCGGGCACCTGCGAGGACTGA
- a CDS encoding cation diffusion facilitator family transporter — MSAGGGTKAIIAALAANAGIAVAKFAGFLVTGSSSMLAESVHSLADTSNQGLLLLGKKTSQRRATREHPFGFGRERYFYSFIVALMLFTLGAAFALYEGIHKILEPEPLESPLVAVIILFVAICLEGYSFFTAIGESRKIKAGVSWWRFIRQAKEPELPVVLLEDTGALIGLVFALSGVGLSVLTGDPVWDGIGTVFIGALLGVIAVILIVEMKSLLIGEGATDSQLGTIVDELAAGKVERVIHIRTQYLGPDELLVAAKLALIPGLDTAEIATAIDDAEARVRAKVPVASLIYLEPDLDRDAR; from the coding sequence GTGTCAGCTGGTGGCGGTACCAAGGCGATCATCGCTGCGCTCGCGGCCAACGCCGGGATCGCGGTCGCGAAGTTCGCCGGGTTCCTGGTCACGGGGTCGTCGTCGATGCTGGCCGAGTCGGTGCACTCGCTGGCCGACACGTCGAACCAGGGGCTGCTGCTGCTCGGGAAGAAGACGTCCCAGCGTCGGGCCACGCGGGAGCATCCGTTCGGCTTCGGTCGCGAGCGGTACTTCTACTCGTTCATCGTCGCGTTGATGCTGTTCACCCTCGGGGCCGCGTTCGCGCTGTACGAGGGTATCCACAAGATCCTCGAACCCGAGCCGCTGGAGTCGCCGCTGGTCGCGGTGATCATCCTGTTCGTCGCGATCTGCCTCGAGGGCTACAGCTTCTTCACGGCCATCGGAGAGTCGCGCAAGATCAAGGCGGGCGTGAGCTGGTGGCGGTTCATCCGCCAGGCCAAGGAACCCGAACTGCCCGTGGTGCTGCTCGAGGACACGGGCGCGCTGATCGGTCTCGTGTTCGCGCTTTCCGGCGTCGGCCTGTCCGTGCTCACCGGCGACCCGGTGTGGGACGGCATCGGCACCGTGTTCATCGGTGCGCTGCTCGGGGTGATCGCCGTAATCCTCATCGTCGAGATGAAGAGCCTGCTCATCGGCGAGGGCGCGACCGACAGCCAGCTCGGCACGATCGTCGACGAGCTCGCCGCGGGGAAGGTGGAGCGCGTGATTCACATCCGCACGCAGTACCTCGGCCCCGACGAGCTGCTGGTGGCCGCCAAGCTCGCGCTGATTCCGGGCCTTGATACCGCCGAAATCGCCACCGCTATCGACGACGCGGAGGCGCGCGTGCGCGCGAAGGTCCCCGTCGCGTCGCTCATCTACCTCGAACCGGACCTCGACCGCGACGCACGGTGA
- a CDS encoding amino acid permease, whose protein sequence is MPGHGLWRTKSIEQSIADTDEPETKLRRNLSAWDLTVFGVAVVIGAGIFTLTARTAGDYSGPSVSLAFVFAAIACALAALCYAEFASTVPVAGSAYTFSYATFGEFMAWIIGWDLILELAVGAAAVSKGWSVYLETVLGYLFGEGAKTSVDLGWVTIDWGALVVVLVLATLLTVGTKLSSRFSMVITGIKVAVVLFVIILGIFYVKGANYTPFIPEGKSGDVGESGVDQSLFSLVAGGGSSSFGVFGLLAGASLVFFAFIGFDIVATTAEETRNPQKSVPRGIFGSLAIVTVLYVAVSLVVVGMVPYTELATSAGDGGHKTLATAFAANGVDWAANVISVGALAGLTTVVMVLMLGQVRIIFAMSRDGLMPRGMAKTGERGTPKRATLIVGGLVAVAATFFPADKLEEMVNVGTLFAFVLVSAGVLVLRRTRPDLPRAFRVPGVPAIPVLAILACLWLMLNLTVLTWLRFLAWMVLGVVIYFGYSRRHSLLGKRIAAGGKPAPAGAKPAASED, encoded by the coding sequence GTGCCGGGGCACGGGTTGTGGCGCACCAAGTCGATCGAGCAGTCCATCGCGGACACCGACGAGCCGGAGACCAAGCTCCGGAGAAACCTGAGCGCCTGGGACCTCACGGTGTTCGGCGTCGCGGTCGTCATCGGCGCCGGGATCTTCACGCTCACCGCGCGCACGGCGGGTGACTACTCCGGCCCGTCGGTGTCGCTCGCCTTCGTGTTCGCCGCGATCGCCTGCGCGCTCGCGGCCCTGTGCTACGCCGAGTTCGCCTCGACCGTCCCGGTGGCAGGCAGCGCGTACACGTTCTCCTACGCCACGTTCGGCGAGTTCATGGCGTGGATCATCGGCTGGGACCTGATCCTGGAGCTCGCGGTCGGCGCCGCCGCGGTGTCGAAGGGCTGGTCGGTCTACCTCGAGACCGTGCTGGGGTACCTGTTCGGCGAGGGCGCGAAGACGAGCGTCGACCTCGGCTGGGTCACGATCGACTGGGGCGCGCTGGTGGTCGTCCTCGTGCTGGCGACGCTGCTGACCGTCGGCACGAAGCTGTCGTCGCGGTTCTCCATGGTGATCACGGGCATCAAGGTCGCCGTGGTGCTGTTCGTGATCATTCTCGGCATCTTCTACGTCAAGGGCGCGAACTACACCCCGTTCATCCCCGAGGGCAAGTCCGGCGACGTCGGCGAGAGTGGTGTGGACCAGTCGCTGTTCTCGCTCGTGGCCGGCGGCGGCAGCAGCTCCTTCGGCGTGTTCGGCCTCCTCGCCGGTGCCTCGCTGGTGTTCTTCGCGTTCATCGGTTTCGACATCGTCGCCACCACGGCCGAGGAGACCCGCAACCCGCAGAAGTCCGTGCCGCGCGGCATCTTCGGCTCGCTGGCGATCGTCACGGTGCTGTACGTGGCCGTGTCGCTGGTGGTCGTCGGTATGGTGCCCTACACCGAGCTCGCGACGTCCGCCGGCGACGGCGGCCACAAGACCCTCGCGACGGCCTTCGCGGCCAACGGGGTCGACTGGGCCGCGAACGTCATCTCCGTCGGCGCGCTCGCCGGCCTCACCACTGTCGTCATGGTGCTGATGCTCGGCCAGGTGCGGATCATCTTCGCGATGTCGCGCGACGGCCTCATGCCGCGGGGGATGGCCAAGACGGGTGAACGCGGCACCCCGAAGCGCGCGACGCTGATCGTCGGCGGCCTGGTCGCCGTCGCGGCCACGTTCTTCCCGGCCGACAAGCTCGAGGAGATGGTGAACGTCGGCACGCTGTTCGCGTTCGTGCTCGTGTCCGCGGGTGTGCTGGTGCTGCGCCGCACGCGACCGGACCTGCCGCGCGCCTTCCGCGTGCCCGGGGTGCCCGCGATCCCGGTCCTCGCGATCCTGGCGTGCCTGTGGCTGATGCTGAACCTGACGGTGCTGACGTGGCTGCGGTTCCTGGCCTGGATGGTGCTGGGCGTGGTCATCTACTTCGGCTACAGCCGCCGCCACTCGCTGCTGGGGAAGCGGATCGCCGCGGGCGGGAAACCCGCGCCCGCGGGAGCGAAACCGGCGGCTTCAGAGGACTGA